Proteins found in one Prochlorococcus marinus XMU1405 genomic segment:
- a CDS encoding glucose-6-phosphate isomerase, translated as MNGDLKSWDKFCNYLWFDKKLNIWLDISKINFTSSEIKNLEDKFIDVFLSIKELENGAISNIDENRQVGHYWLRNPSISPSSIIGEEISADINAISEFGKQILNGDIKNKNNKQYTDVLWIGIGGSGLGPLLITESLQKCSRGLNFSYIDNVDPFLISEKLEELSDKLSTTLFVVVSKSGGTPEPRIAMEIIKSHCEKNSLDWNSNAIAITMKDSKLFKKATSENWLKIFNLQDWVGGRTSITSSVGLLPLALINENISEFIRGASLMDEATRISDFKNNPAALLSSAWYLTGDGIGKRDMVVLPYRDRLQVFSKYLQQLVMESLGKKFNRNGEVVNQGISVFGNKGSTDQHAYVQQLRDGIDNFFCIFIELLDSPSTNIFDDKENPKEYLSGFLQGTRSALSSENRQSITITLEKLNCFSLGALIALFERAVSFYAELVNINAYDQPGVEAGKKAAANIIDYQQKVSNLLDEGGEYSINEIASIFDDSVSEPIFFILREMCFGNDNYLVKGDWSNPNSLVIQKLNS; from the coding sequence ATGAATGGTGATTTAAAATCTTGGGATAAATTTTGTAATTATCTTTGGTTTGATAAAAAATTAAATATTTGGTTAGACATAAGCAAAATTAATTTCACAAGTAGTGAGATAAAAAATTTAGAAGATAAATTTATAGATGTTTTTTTATCGATAAAAGAATTAGAAAATGGTGCAATCTCAAATATTGATGAAAATAGACAGGTTGGACATTATTGGCTTAGAAATCCATCAATTTCACCCTCTTCAATAATTGGAGAGGAAATTAGTGCTGATATTAATGCAATCTCTGAATTTGGAAAACAAATTTTAAATGGAGATATTAAGAATAAGAATAATAAGCAGTATACTGATGTTCTATGGATAGGAATTGGTGGAAGTGGGTTAGGACCATTACTTATTACAGAGTCACTGCAGAAATGTTCTAGAGGCTTAAATTTTTCTTATATCGATAATGTTGATCCATTTTTAATTAGCGAAAAGTTAGAAGAATTATCTGATAAATTATCAACAACATTATTTGTAGTAGTAAGCAAATCAGGTGGTACGCCTGAACCTAGAATTGCTATGGAAATTATTAAAAGTCACTGCGAAAAAAATTCTCTTGATTGGAATTCAAATGCTATAGCTATAACTATGAAAGATAGTAAATTATTTAAAAAAGCCACTTCTGAAAATTGGTTAAAAATATTTAATTTGCAAGATTGGGTTGGAGGAAGAACTAGTATTACAAGCTCTGTGGGATTACTTCCATTAGCTCTTATTAATGAAAATATATCTGAATTTATTAGAGGTGCATCATTAATGGATGAAGCCACACGTATAAGTGATTTTAAAAATAATCCAGCAGCACTATTATCATCCGCATGGTATTTAACTGGAGATGGTATTGGAAAGAGAGATATGGTCGTATTACCTTATAGAGATAGGTTACAGGTATTTAGTAAATATCTCCAGCAATTAGTAATGGAATCATTAGGAAAGAAATTTAATAGGAATGGTGAAGTAGTTAATCAAGGTATTTCAGTTTTTGGTAATAAAGGATCTACAGATCAACATGCTTATGTTCAGCAACTGAGAGATGGAATTGATAATTTCTTTTGTATTTTTATTGAATTATTAGATTCTCCATCTACTAATATTTTTGATGATAAAGAGAATCCTAAAGAATATCTTTCTGGTTTTTTGCAAGGAACCAGATCAGCACTCTCTAGTGAAAACAGACAAAGTATCACTATCACTTTAGAAAAGTTAAATTGTTTTTCACTAGGAGCCTTAATCGCTTTATTTGAGAGGGCTGTATCCTTTTACGCTGAATTGGTAAATATAAATGCATATGATCAACCTGGAGTTGAAGCTGGAAAGAAAGCAGCCGCAAATATAATTGATTATCAACAAAAAGTAAGTAATTTATTAGACGAAGGTGGAGAATATTCTATAAATGAAATAGCATCAATATTTGATGATTCAGTGAGTGAACCTATATTTTTCATTCTCCGTGAAATGTGTTTCGGAAATGATAATTATTTAGTTAAGGGCGATTGGTCAAATCCAAATTCATTAGTTATTCAAAAATTAAATTCTTAA
- a CDS encoding cysteine desulfurase family protein, whose product MEDNFIYLDNASTTPLSENVLNIINSTYRNYWYNPSSTYELGIKCSTYLEKIRSKIAYIFEADSEDIIFTSGSSESTNIVFNNINEKYKNARVVISNVEHQATTICANKLRKQNWDIYEWTVNNDGILNISNIENILNINTKLVSIIWGQSEIGTIQPVQFIGSKCKELNIMFHLDGTQILSNGIFSWKDLKCDFLSLSAHKFGGPKGIGILLTREKSRQILKNNDISLTQEFSIRQGTQALPLIAGMYESLKNIKGKIKLYDYITEFPSNNISKLKNYFFQKIKDNNHIKITGSINHRLPNHISFLLLNKLFEPIRAYKIVNFMSENKIAISSGSACSSSSEKPSSTLKNIGLKDDELYSNIRVTLGSINNKSEIDKFLELIQICIDKF is encoded by the coding sequence ATGGAAGATAATTTTATCTATTTAGATAATGCATCCACAACTCCATTATCTGAGAATGTTTTAAATATAATTAATTCAACTTACAGGAATTATTGGTATAACCCTTCATCTACATATGAGCTAGGGATAAAATGCTCTACATATCTTGAAAAAATTAGATCTAAAATTGCTTATATATTTGAAGCAGATTCAGAGGATATAATTTTTACATCTGGTTCTTCGGAATCGACAAATATTGTATTTAATAATATTAATGAGAAATATAAAAATGCTAGGGTTGTTATTTCAAATGTTGAACATCAAGCAACAACTATTTGTGCTAATAAACTAAGAAAACAAAATTGGGATATTTACGAATGGACGGTAAATAATGATGGAATTTTAAATATTTCTAATATCGAAAACATTTTAAACATTAATACAAAGCTTGTATCAATTATTTGGGGACAAAGTGAAATTGGGACAATACAGCCTGTCCAATTTATTGGTTCCAAATGTAAAGAATTAAATATAATGTTTCATTTAGATGGAACTCAAATATTAAGTAATGGAATATTCAGTTGGAAAGATCTTAAATGTGATTTTTTAAGTTTATCTGCTCATAAATTTGGAGGTCCAAAAGGGATCGGTATTCTTTTAACAAGAGAAAAGTCTAGACAAATTTTAAAAAATAATGACATATCACTTACTCAGGAATTTTCAATTAGACAAGGTACACAAGCTTTGCCATTAATCGCTGGAATGTATGAATCATTAAAGAATATTAAAGGAAAAATAAAATTATATGATTACATAACTGAATTTCCTTCTAATAATATTAGTAAACTCAAAAATTATTTTTTTCAAAAAATTAAGGATAATAATCATATAAAGATTACGGGTAGTATTAACCATAGACTTCCCAATCATATTTCGTTTCTACTATTAAATAAACTATTTGAGCCTATAAGGGCCTATAAGATTGTTAATTTCATGTCAGAAAATAAAATAGCCATAAGTAGTGGAAGTGCATGCTCAAGCTCATCTGAGAAACCTAGCTCAACACTTAAAAATATTGGTTTAAAAGATGATGAACTATATTCAAATATTCGTGTTACTTTAGGTTCAATAAACAATAAGTCAGAAATAGATAAATTTTTAGAACTTATTCAAATATGTATTGACAAATTTTAA
- the ribBA gene encoding bifunctional 3,4-dihydroxy-2-butanone-4-phosphate synthase/GTP cyclohydrolase II, translated as MKETSPKSNNGTILDINESFKIEFDPISDALAAIRNGECIIVVDDERRENEGDLICAAQFATPQQINFMATEGRGLICLAMQGEKLDSLDLPLMVDRNTDENQTAFTVSIDAGPEHNVTTGISAEDRAKTIQVAINPNTKPDDLRRPGHIFPLRAKKGGVLKRAGHTEAAVDIAAMSGLYPAGVICEIQNPDGSMSRLPQLKEYAKQWGMKLISIADLISYRFQTERFVFRKSDAVLPSIFGNFKAYGYVNDLDGSEHVALVKQKSSKLSEPVLVRMHSECLTGDAFGSLRCDCRPQLEAALSRIEKEEEGVVVYLRQEGRGIGLINKLKAYSLQDGGLDTVEANEKLGFPADLRNYGVGAQILTDLGIKKLKLLTNNPRKIAGLGGYGIEVIERVPLVICPNDNNAGYLSVKKTKLGHMIDDNSNNSNIDPFISIFLDGNYKSIDLVPIKNNVIKFCSEQNINIKLESSPRLLAFWNRPKLVWRILHDQNRTNSNINDEEIKNIELFIQFLSKYENSTKIGIIVSRNIEQALHPKSSIKLINTKFTINNEILYSSTRKFNLDKETFSIVFEG; from the coding sequence ATGAAAGAAACAAGTCCCAAATCAAATAATGGAACAATTTTGGATATAAATGAATCTTTTAAAATTGAATTTGATCCTATCAGCGATGCGTTGGCAGCTATAAGAAATGGTGAATGCATAATTGTGGTAGATGATGAAAGAAGAGAAAATGAGGGAGATTTAATATGTGCGGCTCAGTTTGCAACTCCACAGCAAATTAATTTTATGGCTACTGAGGGACGTGGTCTTATATGTCTAGCAATGCAAGGTGAAAAACTTGATTCATTAGATTTACCTTTAATGGTAGATAGAAATACAGATGAAAATCAAACAGCTTTTACAGTATCAATTGATGCTGGACCTGAACATAATGTTACTACCGGAATTTCCGCTGAAGACAGGGCAAAGACAATACAAGTTGCTATAAATCCAAATACAAAACCTGATGATTTAAGGAGGCCAGGACATATTTTTCCATTAAGAGCAAAAAAAGGTGGAGTATTAAAAAGGGCAGGTCATACCGAAGCGGCAGTAGATATTGCTGCAATGTCAGGTCTTTATCCTGCTGGAGTGATTTGTGAAATACAAAATCCTGACGGATCTATGTCAAGACTTCCTCAACTTAAAGAGTATGCAAAACAATGGGGAATGAAATTAATATCAATAGCTGATTTAATAAGTTATCGGTTTCAAACTGAGAGATTTGTATTTAGAAAATCTGATGCTGTTCTTCCAAGTATTTTTGGTAATTTCAAAGCTTATGGATATGTTAATGATCTAGATGGTTCAGAGCACGTTGCATTAGTTAAACAAAAATCATCGAAATTAAGTGAACCTGTACTAGTAAGAATGCATTCAGAGTGCTTAACTGGTGATGCTTTTGGATCATTACGTTGTGATTGTAGACCCCAGTTAGAGGCTGCTTTATCAAGAATAGAAAAGGAGGAAGAAGGAGTTGTTGTTTATTTGAGACAAGAAGGCAGAGGTATTGGTCTAATAAATAAATTAAAAGCTTACAGTTTACAAGATGGTGGATTAGACACTGTAGAAGCTAATGAAAAATTAGGTTTTCCAGCTGATCTCAGAAATTATGGAGTTGGAGCACAAATTTTAACTGATTTAGGTATAAAAAAATTAAAATTACTAACCAACAATCCTAGAAAGATTGCTGGATTAGGTGGTTATGGAATAGAAGTTATTGAGAGAGTTCCTTTAGTTATTTGTCCAAACGATAATAATGCAGGATATTTGAGTGTTAAAAAAACAAAGTTAGGCCACATGATTGATGATAATTCTAATAACAGTAATATTGATCCATTTATATCAATTTTTCTTGACGGAAACTATAAATCTATTGATTTAGTTCCAATAAAAAATAATGTTATTAAATTCTGTAGTGAACAAAACATTAATATTAAACTTGAAAGTAGTCCAAGATTATTGGCATTTTGGAACCGACCTAAATTAGTATGGAGAATTTTACATGATCAGAATAGAACAAATTCGAACATTAATGATGAGGAAATAAAGAATATAGAATTATTTATTCAGTTTTTATCCAAATATGAAAATAGTACAAAGATTGGAATTATTGTTTCTAGAAATATTGAACAAGCATTACACCCAAAAAGTAGCATCAAACTAATCAATACTAAATTCACTATTAATAACGAAATCTTATATTCTTCTACAAGAAAATTTAATCTAGATAAAGAGACATTCAGTATTGTTTTTGAAGGCTAA
- the dapF gene encoding diaminopimelate epimerase, whose amino-acid sequence MKNITFEKYQGNGNDFVIIDSRGNELYKNFKTNKIFDIKKICNRQFGIGADGVIFIEEPNEDNYAKMIIFNSDGSEAQMCGNGIRCLVEYLHVNDSMNNKNIEYKIETKAGLKIAKYINDEITVKMGVPILECQNIPTTIEKKINSIPSHEFIEKDFNNMGYAVGMGNPHLIFFVKNIESIVLSRLGPIFEKNELFPEKTNVHFCQILNRDNINVKVWERGAGPTLACGTGACAIHVAAYKLGLCNSQTIVTLPGGNLKIDWSKDDSEVMMTGNAKKVFSGSMLLN is encoded by the coding sequence ATGAAAAATATAACTTTTGAAAAATATCAAGGTAACGGAAATGATTTCGTGATAATAGATTCTAGGGGAAATGAATTATATAAAAATTTCAAGACAAATAAAATATTTGATATAAAAAAAATTTGCAACAGGCAATTTGGTATTGGAGCTGATGGTGTGATTTTTATAGAAGAACCTAATGAAGATAATTATGCAAAAATGATAATTTTTAATTCTGATGGTTCTGAAGCACAAATGTGTGGAAACGGAATTAGGTGTTTAGTTGAGTATCTCCACGTAAATGATTCAATGAATAATAAAAATATAGAATATAAAATTGAGACTAAAGCAGGTTTAAAAATTGCAAAATATATAAATGATGAAATTACAGTAAAAATGGGAGTTCCAATTTTAGAATGTCAAAATATTCCAACAACAATTGAAAAAAAAATAAATTCAATTCCTTCACACGAATTTATTGAGAAAGATTTTAATAATATGGGTTATGCCGTAGGAATGGGAAATCCTCATTTAATATTCTTTGTAAAAAACATAGAGTCAATTGTTCTTTCCAGACTTGGTCCTATATTTGAAAAAAATGAATTATTTCCTGAAAAAACTAATGTGCATTTTTGTCAAATTTTGAATAGAGATAATATCAATGTAAAAGTATGGGAAAGGGGGGCAGGACCAACCTTAGCTTGTGGAACAGGTGCCTGTGCTATCCATGTAGCAGCTTATAAATTAGGCCTTTGTAATTCACAAACCATAGTAACATTACCAGGAGGTAATCTTAAAATTGATTGGTCAAAAGACGATTCTGAAGTCATGATGACCGGTAATGCTAAAAAGGTTTTCTCAGGATCAATGTTATTAAATTAA
- a CDS encoding DUF1995 family protein — METNYRLPKDLNESLKNMEDAIIPSLLDSNKRFTIEFNFEGLKFNRIGITIYKILSKNNNVFITFADQGAVALAQRDYPDIKDKIFTFKSFNESNNINNIDSAMISIIPQPYDFDSFEPMSDNYQGMHYSLNPKFEDANIGIGSVIRERRKNFVKTWKNIYFLQPLNKAALMHIYPNNWLLFKEENKRYFFKKEFEIKPDNESIFVNL, encoded by the coding sequence ATGGAAACCAATTACAGACTACCTAAAGATTTAAATGAATCTCTTAAAAATATGGAGGATGCAATTATTCCAAGTTTATTAGATTCAAATAAAAGATTTACTATAGAATTTAATTTTGAAGGATTGAAGTTTAACAGAATTGGAATAACTATTTACAAGATATTGTCTAAAAATAATAATGTATTTATAACATTTGCTGATCAAGGTGCTGTGGCATTGGCACAAAGAGACTATCCAGATATCAAAGATAAAATTTTTACTTTTAAATCATTTAATGAATCAAATAATATAAATAATATTGATAGTGCAATGATATCGATAATACCTCAGCCATATGATTTCGATTCATTTGAACCAATGTCTGATAATTATCAAGGTATGCATTATTCATTAAATCCAAAATTTGAAGATGCCAATATTGGTATAGGAAGTGTTATTAGAGAGCGACGTAAGAACTTTGTCAAAACATGGAAAAATATTTATTTTTTGCAGCCTTTAAATAAAGCTGCTCTTATGCATATTTATCCAAATAACTGGTTGCTTTTCAAAGAAGAAAATAAAAGATATTTTTTTAAAAAAGAATTTGAAATTAAACCCGACAATGAATCTATTTTTGTAAATTTATAG
- the purN gene encoding phosphoribosylglycinamide formyltransferase — translation MDKSFNYIISPEISEFRRFSPKLKIGVLASGKGTNFQELINLSEKGELDIDIKVLITNKDEAGCIKRAESKKIPHKIIRGKDFLQKEAFELEIVNNLIHYEVELVVMAGWMKIVTPFFINKFKNRIINIHPSLLPAYKGGSAIKESILNGSKITGCSVHFVEEEVDSGSLIMQAALSIRDDDDIESLSKRIQMLEHKILPHSISQAGFLIRSNFMENY, via the coding sequence TTGGATAAATCATTTAATTACATAATTTCGCCTGAGATATCAGAATTTAGAAGATTTTCACCAAAATTAAAAATAGGTGTACTAGCTTCTGGGAAAGGAACAAACTTTCAGGAATTAATTAATCTCTCAGAAAAAGGAGAATTAGATATAGATATAAAAGTTTTAATTACTAACAAAGATGAAGCCGGTTGTATAAAAAGAGCTGAAAGTAAAAAAATACCTCACAAAATTATAAGAGGCAAAGATTTTCTGCAAAAAGAAGCTTTTGAATTAGAAATTGTAAATAATTTAATTCATTACGAGGTTGAACTAGTGGTTATGGCAGGCTGGATGAAAATTGTTACTCCATTTTTTATTAATAAATTTAAGAATAGGATAATAAATATTCACCCTTCATTACTTCCCGCATATAAAGGTGGTTCTGCGATAAAGGAATCTATATTAAATGGTTCAAAAATAACTGGTTGTTCAGTACATTTTGTAGAAGAGGAGGTAGATAGTGGATCATTGATAATGCAAGCTGCATTGTCAATTAGAGATGATGATGATATTGAATCACTTTCCAAAAGGATACAAATGCTTGAGCATAAAATTTTACCTCACTCAATCTCTCAAGCTGGTTTTTTGATAAGAAGTAATTTTATGGAAAATTATTAG
- the argC gene encoding N-acetyl-gamma-glutamyl-phosphate reductase, with the protein MNVAIVGATGYGGIQAVNLLKKIKKYKISFLGGNKTSGSKWNDNFPFIYLDNDPYIEEISVDNISKNADVALLCLPNGLSSTLTRKLLNRGLKVIDLSADYRYKSLDEWKKVYSKEAALYKRSDDDLCKEAVYGLPEINKEVISKGRLIACPGCYPTSALIPLVPYLSQGIIENEGIVIDSKSGTSGGGREPNQKLLLSECGEGLSAYGLINHRHTSEIEQVASMISGNKIELLFTPHLVPISRGMHSTIYGRLRDPGLTSDDCRILLDNYYRNFKNIKVLPVDTYPSTKWVKNTNQIFLSVKVDIRNGRIIILSAIDNLLKGQTGQAIQNLNIMSGYSMDEGLDLTNNFP; encoded by the coding sequence ATGAATGTTGCAATAGTAGGTGCTACTGGTTACGGCGGTATTCAAGCGGTAAATCTCTTAAAGAAAATTAAAAAATACAAAATTTCATTTTTAGGAGGTAATAAAACATCTGGTTCAAAGTGGAATGATAATTTTCCTTTTATTTATCTAGATAATGATCCTTATATAGAAGAAATATCCGTAGATAATATTTCAAAAAATGCAGATGTTGCTTTGCTTTGCTTACCAAATGGTCTATCTTCAACATTGACAAGGAAATTATTGAATCGAGGACTTAAAGTTATTGATTTATCTGCTGATTACCGTTATAAGTCTTTAGATGAATGGAAAAAGGTATATTCCAAAGAAGCTGCTCTTTATAAAAGGAGTGATGATGACTTATGTAAAGAGGCAGTCTACGGTCTTCCTGAAATTAATAAGGAAGTCATTTCAAAAGGAAGATTAATAGCCTGTCCAGGATGCTATCCAACATCTGCTCTTATTCCATTAGTACCTTATCTATCTCAAGGAATTATTGAAAATGAAGGAATAGTGATTGATTCTAAAAGCGGAACATCTGGGGGAGGTCGAGAACCAAACCAAAAGCTACTCTTATCAGAATGTGGTGAAGGCTTATCAGCATATGGATTAATAAACCATAGACATACCTCTGAGATCGAGCAAGTAGCATCTATGATTTCTGGAAATAAAATTGAATTGCTTTTTACGCCTCATTTAGTTCCAATTTCAAGGGGTATGCATTCGACTATATATGGGAGATTAAGAGATCCAGGATTAACCTCTGATGATTGCAGAATTCTTTTGGATAATTACTACAGAAATTTCAAAAATATTAAAGTATTACCTGTAGATACATACCCTTCAACAAAATGGGTTAAAAATACAAACCAAATTTTCCTTTCTGTTAAAGTTGATATTCGAAATGGAAGGATTATTATTTTATCTGCAATTGATAACTTGTTAAAAGGTCAGACTGGGCAAGCAATTCAAAATTTAAATATTATGAGTGGATATTCAATGGATGAAGGTCTTGATTTAACTAATAATTTTCCATAA
- the leuS gene encoding leucine--tRNA ligase: MISPDKQYEADTNLYNPSEIEKKWQSIWTEKNLYKTDELTENSDKFYALSMFPYPSGNLHMGHVRNYVITDLIARFQRFKGKSVLHPMGWDAFGLPAENAAIERGISPSVWTKKNISHMKSQLKLLGLSVDWDREFATCDENYYIWTQYLFLELYKAGLVYQKESEVNWDPIDNTVLANEQVDSEGKSWRSGAIVEKKLLKQWFLRITNYADELLKDLEKLDNWPERVKIMQDNWIGKSIGTNINFNINTNPEENITVFTTRPDTLFGVTYLAISVNHSLVKNISDQETIQDIENLKQYLKNNKNNELEKIGIKTSLTAINPVNSEPIPIWVASYVLDEYGTGAVMGVPAHDLRDFEFAKKNNIDIKQVIIKDKNEQNKELEEAYVEKGYLINSNQYNGIENTIAKIKISEEGVNNGWAENKIQYRLRDWLISRQRYWGCPIPIVNCKKCGSVPLKQSVLPVSLPKDIEISANKINALGDNNNWINTTCPKCGIAARKETDTMDTFMCSSWYFLRYPSSKCSNKPFEKIEINKWLPVDQYVGGVEHAILHLLYARFFTKALRDNELFEIDEPFNKLLTQGMVQAAAYKNNKTGKYVSPSDITDLSNPTDPIDNTKLEVLFEKMSKSKYNGIDPESVIKKYGADTARMFILFKAPPEKDLEWGDTDVEGQFRFLSRIWKLYINCAKDINSKSNSFPDKEKSLIKSMNIAIKEISTDILNNQFNTAISELMKFYNSLSNSINDVNNNLKIEALKTFCILLAPFAPHIAEEIWHLIGFKKSVHLEHWPSFNAEALKEDSYELVIQVNGKVRDKVNINNYMSEDQIKELTLKRPNILKWTQDKEIRKIIIVKGKIMNIVV, encoded by the coding sequence GTGATTTCTCCCGATAAACAATATGAGGCTGATACCAATTTATATAATCCATCTGAAATAGAAAAAAAATGGCAGTCAATATGGACAGAAAAGAATTTATACAAAACCGATGAATTAACTGAGAATAGCGATAAATTTTATGCCCTATCAATGTTTCCCTACCCTTCAGGTAATCTTCATATGGGTCATGTTAGGAATTATGTTATTACAGACTTAATAGCTCGATTCCAAAGGTTTAAAGGCAAATCTGTTTTACATCCAATGGGTTGGGACGCTTTTGGTTTGCCTGCTGAGAATGCAGCGATTGAAAGAGGAATTAGTCCAAGTGTCTGGACTAAAAAAAATATTTCTCATATGAAGTCACAATTAAAGCTTTTGGGACTATCAGTTGATTGGGATAGGGAATTTGCAACATGTGATGAAAATTATTATATTTGGACTCAATATCTATTTTTAGAGTTATACAAGGCAGGTCTTGTATATCAAAAGGAATCAGAAGTTAATTGGGATCCTATAGATAATACAGTCCTAGCGAATGAACAAGTTGACTCAGAGGGTAAATCATGGAGATCTGGGGCAATAGTTGAAAAAAAATTATTAAAGCAATGGTTTTTAAGAATTACTAATTATGCGGATGAGTTATTGAAGGATTTAGAAAAATTAGATAACTGGCCAGAAAGAGTAAAAATAATGCAAGATAATTGGATTGGAAAGTCAATTGGTACAAATATTAATTTCAATATCAATACCAATCCAGAAGAGAATATTACTGTATTTACAACAAGGCCAGATACTTTATTTGGAGTTACTTATTTAGCAATTTCTGTTAATCATTCATTAGTAAAAAATATTTCTGATCAAGAAACAATACAAGATATAGAAAATCTTAAACAATATTTGAAAAATAATAAAAATAATGAACTTGAAAAAATTGGAATAAAAACTAGCTTAACAGCAATAAATCCCGTTAATTCTGAACCTATTCCTATTTGGGTGGCAAGTTATGTTCTCGATGAATACGGTACAGGCGCTGTTATGGGAGTGCCTGCTCATGATCTAAGAGATTTTGAATTTGCCAAGAAAAATAATATTGATATTAAACAGGTAATAATAAAGGATAAAAATGAACAAAATAAAGAGCTTGAAGAAGCTTATGTAGAAAAAGGATATCTTATTAATTCAAATCAATACAATGGTATAGAAAATACTATTGCTAAAATAAAAATTTCAGAGGAGGGAGTAAATAATGGATGGGCAGAAAATAAGATTCAATATCGTCTAAGAGATTGGTTAATCTCTAGACAAAGATATTGGGGATGTCCGATACCCATAGTTAATTGCAAAAAATGTGGATCTGTTCCATTAAAGCAATCGGTATTACCTGTTTCCTTACCAAAAGATATAGAAATCTCGGCTAACAAGATTAATGCTTTAGGTGATAATAATAATTGGATAAATACTACATGCCCAAAATGTGGAATAGCGGCAAGAAAAGAAACTGATACTATGGACACATTCATGTGTTCATCATGGTATTTTTTAAGATATCCCTCTTCAAAATGTTCTAATAAGCCATTTGAAAAGATTGAAATCAATAAGTGGTTGCCTGTAGATCAATATGTTGGAGGGGTAGAGCATGCAATATTGCATTTGTTATATGCAAGATTTTTCACTAAAGCATTGAGGGATAATGAACTATTTGAAATTGATGAACCATTTAATAAACTATTAACGCAAGGAATGGTTCAGGCAGCAGCCTATAAAAACAATAAAACGGGTAAATATGTTTCTCCTTCCGATATTACTGACCTATCAAATCCTACAGATCCAATTGACAATACAAAACTCGAAGTTCTTTTCGAGAAGATGTCCAAGTCAAAATATAATGGAATAGACCCCGAATCAGTAATTAAAAAATATGGAGCAGATACAGCAAGAATGTTTATATTATTTAAAGCACCACCAGAAAAAGATTTGGAATGGGGAGATACAGATGTTGAAGGACAATTTAGATTTTTAAGCAGGATTTGGAAGCTTTATATAAATTGTGCAAAAGATATAAATAGTAAATCTAATTCCTTTCCAGATAAAGAAAAAAGTTTAATAAAGTCAATGAATATAGCCATAAAAGAAATTTCGACTGACATATTAAATAACCAATTTAATACAGCGATTTCAGAACTAATGAAGTTTTATAATTCATTATCAAATTCCATTAATGACGTAAACAATAATTTAAAAATTGAGGCTTTAAAAACATTTTGTATTTTGTTGGCTCCATTTGCACCTCATATTGCAGAAGAAATATGGCATCTTATAGGATTCAAAAAATCTGTGCATTTAGAACACTGGCCTTCATTTAATGCCGAGGCACTTAAAGAAGATTCATATGAACTAGTAATACAAGTTAATGGAAAAGTTAGAGACAAAGTAAATATTAATAATTATATGAGTGAAGATCAAATTAAGGAATTGACTCTTAAAAGGCCTAACATATTAAAATGGACTCAAGATAAGGAAATAAGAAAAATAATTATTGTTAAAGGAAAAATTATGAATATTGTTGTTTAA